A single Muntiacus reevesi chromosome 9, mMunRee1.1, whole genome shotgun sequence DNA region contains:
- the LOC136174893 gene encoding olfactory receptor 2AG1-like, with amino-acid sequence MEHWNSTVGSGFILVGILNDSGSPELLCATITVLYTLALTSNGLLLLAITMDARLHVPMYLLLGKLSLMDLLFTSVVTPKAFMDFLLSENTISFGGCALQMFLALTLGGAEDLLLAFMAYDRYVAICHPLNYMVLMRPRVCWLMVATFWILASFSAIVYTVYTMHYPFCKAREISHLLYEIPPLLKLACADTSRYELMVYVMGVTFLIPPFVAILVSYTLILLTVLHMPSNEGRQKALVTCSSHLTVVRMFYGAATFMYVLPSSLHNPKQDNIISVFYKIVTPTLNPLIYSLRNKEVMGALRRILGKYMLWTHS; translated from the coding sequence ATGGAGCACTGGAACTCCACCGTGGGAAGTGGCTTCATATTGGTGGGGATTCTGAATGACAGTGGGTCTCCTGAGCTGCTCTGTGCTACAATCACAGTCCTATACACACTGGCCCTCACCAGCAATGGCCTGCTGCTCCTGGCCATCACAATGGATGCCCGGCTCCACGTGCCCATGTACCTCCTGCTTGGGAAGCTCTCTCTCATGGACCTCCTCTTCACGTCTGTTGTCACTCCCAAGGCCTTCATGGATTTTCTGCTCAGTGAAAACACCATCTCCTTTGGGGGCTGTGCCCTTCAGATGTTCCTGGCACTGACACTCGGTGGTGCAGAGGACCTCCTACTGGCCTTCATGGCCTATGACAGGTATGTGGCCATTTGTCATCCACTGAACTACATGGTCCTCATGAGGCCAAGGGTCTGCTGGCTCATGGTGGCCACATTCTGGATTTTGGCATCCTTTAGTGCCATTGTATATACTGTGTACACCATGCACTATCCCTTTTGCAAAGCCCGTGAGATCAGTCACCTGCTCTATGAGATTCCACCTCTGTTGAAGTTGGCCTGTGCAGATACTTCCAGATATGAACTTATGGTATATGTTATGGGGGTGACCTTCTTGATTCCTCCTTTTGTTGCCATCCTTGTCTCCTACACACTAATCTTACTTACTGTGCTCCACATGCCCTCAAATGAAGGGAGGCAGAAAGCCCTGGTCACCTGCTCTTCCCACTTGACTGTGGTCAGGATGTTCTATGGAGCTGCCACATTCATGTATGTTCTGCCCAGTTCCCTCCACAACCCCAAGCAGGACAACATCATCTCTGTCTTCTACAAGATTGTCACCCCAACCCTGAACCCTCTCATCTACAGCCTGAGAAATAAAGAGGTCATGGGGGCCTTAAGGAGAATCCTGGGAAAATATATGCTGTGGACACACTCCTGA